A single window of Fimbriimonadaceae bacterium DNA harbors:
- the cysS gene encoding cysteine--tRNA ligase: MADRTLRLYDSMSRVVKPLELLEPGHLRFYSCGPTVYSYAHIGNFRSFLTGDLIVRTAKEIGWRVTWVTNITDVGHLTQDDVADAGGEDRMEKALRSKEGEGFSNVWELAEYYGEKYREDWERLNLTEPSVRPKATQHVREQIVMTQALIDKGHAYETPTGVYFDVDSDPGYGKLSGNTRDGLKEAVRDVVLDENKRQQADFALWKKDDKHLMQWYSPWGWGFPGWHIECSAMARAYLGDTIDLHSGGEDNMFPHHECEIAQSEAYTGKPFSNHWVHTRFLQVEGEKMAKSKGNFFTVRDLIEQGFDPLALRYALISVPYGKPLNFTMQNLRDAQGNVERFRECERRVASTLGAVPAAPGAPTGSDLERVAGEMLDAMCDDLNTSVAIAKAIEGTKVILRQNELGKDEAEAAAWFLRRVEGLLGLWRETAEEKCADAEPVVDGVTVTEWIERRAAAKKNKDFAEADRVRATLAEAGVELRDTPGGTTWARKQG; the protein is encoded by the coding sequence ATGGCCGACCGCACGCTGAGGCTCTACGACAGCATGTCGAGAGTGGTGAAGCCCCTGGAGCTCCTTGAGCCCGGACACCTGCGCTTCTACTCGTGTGGACCGACGGTCTACTCTTACGCCCACATCGGCAACTTCCGGAGCTTCCTGACCGGCGACCTCATCGTCCGCACTGCCAAGGAGATCGGCTGGCGCGTCACTTGGGTGACGAACATCACCGACGTCGGCCACCTCACCCAGGACGACGTCGCCGACGCCGGCGGCGAGGACCGCATGGAGAAGGCCCTGCGGAGCAAGGAGGGCGAAGGGTTCAGCAACGTCTGGGAGCTCGCCGAGTACTACGGCGAGAAGTACCGCGAGGATTGGGAACGCCTCAACCTCACCGAGCCCTCCGTCCGCCCAAAGGCCACCCAGCACGTCCGCGAACAGATCGTGATGACCCAAGCCCTTATCGACAAGGGCCACGCCTACGAGACTCCCACCGGCGTCTACTTCGACGTCGACAGTGACCCTGGCTACGGCAAACTCAGCGGCAACACGAGGGACGGTCTCAAGGAAGCCGTCCGGGACGTCGTCCTCGACGAAAACAAGCGTCAGCAGGCTGACTTTGCCCTGTGGAAGAAGGACGACAAACACCTCATGCAGTGGTATTCGCCCTGGGGGTGGGGGTTCCCGGGGTGGCACATCGAGTGCTCCGCCATGGCCCGGGCTTACCTAGGTGACACCATCGACCTCCACAGCGGCGGCGAGGACAACATGTTCCCCCACCACGAGTGCGAGATCGCCCAAAGCGAGGCTTACACGGGCAAGCCGTTCAGCAACCACTGGGTCCACACCCGCTTCCTTCAGGTCGAGGGCGAAAAGATGGCCAAGTCCAAGGGCAACTTCTTCACCGTCCGCGACCTGATCGAGCAAGGCTTCGACCCCCTCGCCCTCCGCTATGCCCTGATCAGCGTCCCTTACGGCAAGCCGCTCAACTTCACCATGCAGAACCTCCGCGACGCCCAAGGCAACGTCGAGCGGTTCCGCGAGTGCGAGCGCCGCGTCGCCTCGACCCTCGGGGCCGTACCGGCCGCACCGGGCGCCCCGACAGGCTCCGACCTGGAGCGCGTGGCCGGAGAGATGCTCGACGCCATGTGCGACGACCTCAACACGTCGGTCGCCATCGCCAAAGCGATCGAAGGGACCAAAGTGATCCTCCGTCAGAACGAACTCGGCAAAGACGAGGCCGAGGCGGCGGCCTGGTTCCTCCGCCGGGTCGAAGGCCTGTTGGGGCTCTGGCGCGAGACCGCCGAAGAGAAATGCGCCGACGCCGAGCCGGTGGTCGACGGCGTCACGGTCACGGAGTGGATCGAACGTCGGGCGGCCGCAAAGAAGAACAAGGACTTCGCCGAGGCCGACCGCGTCCGGGCGACTCTGGCCGAGGCCGGCGTCGAACTGCGCGACACGCCCGGGGGCACCACGTGGGCCAGGAAGCAAGGGTGA
- a CDS encoding GNAT family N-acetyltransferase produces MVEVSDDRSRIDVDLVSQWLHDSYWAAERPREVIEKSIANSHCFAAFIDGKQVGFTRVVTDHATFAWVCDVIVDPGARGQGVGKALMQAVVEHPDYREIRQVVLATKDAHGLYEQFGFSLIPHGRWMARRSAAYQIN; encoded by the coding sequence ATGGTCGAAGTCTCGGACGACCGGTCCCGAATCGATGTCGACCTGGTCAGCCAGTGGCTTCATGACTCGTATTGGGCGGCCGAGCGTCCACGCGAGGTCATCGAGAAGTCGATCGCCAACTCCCATTGTTTTGCCGCGTTTATCGACGGCAAGCAGGTCGGATTCACCCGGGTCGTCACCGACCATGCCACGTTCGCCTGGGTGTGCGACGTCATCGTGGACCCGGGCGCACGAGGGCAAGGCGTCGGTAAAGCCCTCATGCAAGCGGTCGTCGAACACCCGGACTACCGAGAGATCCGCCAGGTGGTGCTGGCGACCAAAGACGCCCATGGCCTTTACGAGCAGTTCGGCTTCAGCCTGATCCCCCATGGGCGCTGGATGGCGCGCCGGAGCGCCGCCTACCAAATCAACTAG
- the purH gene encoding bifunctional phosphoribosylaminoimidazolecarboxamide formyltransferase/IMP cyclohydrolase, producing MDPSHRRRRRTSDDHDDGDGRLAVPRALLSLTDKSGAVEFAQGLAAQGFDLVSTGGTAKTLRDAGLSVTDVADVTGFPEMLDGRVKTLHPKVHGGLLGDVRLPSHQGQMAEAGIEPISVVAVNLYAFEQTVTRPHDLEEAVESIDIGGPAMIRAAAKNFANVAVVVDPADYSAVLAALADGTLADKRQALAAKAYRHTAFYDSMVSRYLTKSAGEDPFTETLTVGLRRSLSLRYGENSHQRGALYVDPLAEPGIAQAKQLYGKELSYNNILDAEAAWELVADLPAGACAIIKHGNPCGAAVGSTLGASYRVAKASDPVSAFGGIAAFHGLIDGETAEAMAEKGNFLEVVIGLGYTPEALDVFRNRSGWGQDVRLLEAALPPNVQTMTVRAVRGGVLVQESDEDPGNEWAVVTQRAPTEEEAAALRLAWAIVPHVKSNAIVITDALRLLGVGAGQMNRVQSVRLALEQAGAGAQGAALASDAFFPFPDSIETAAAAGVTAVIQPGGSKKDADVITKADELGIAMVVTGTRHFRH from the coding sequence ATCGACCCCTCTCACCGGCGGAGACGTCGGACATCCGACGACCACGACGACGGGGACGGGAGGTTAGCCGTGCCGAGGGCCCTTCTCAGCCTGACCGACAAGTCAGGTGCCGTCGAATTTGCCCAAGGCCTCGCGGCCCAGGGGTTTGATCTCGTCAGCACCGGTGGGACGGCCAAAACCCTCCGCGACGCCGGGCTCTCCGTCACCGACGTGGCCGACGTCACGGGTTTTCCCGAGATGCTGGACGGACGGGTCAAGACGCTCCACCCCAAGGTCCACGGCGGCCTGCTCGGCGACGTCCGACTCCCGTCTCACCAGGGCCAGATGGCTGAGGCCGGCATCGAGCCGATCAGCGTCGTCGCGGTCAACCTCTACGCCTTCGAGCAGACCGTGACGCGCCCCCACGACCTCGAGGAGGCGGTGGAGTCGATCGACATCGGCGGCCCGGCGATGATCCGGGCGGCGGCGAAGAACTTCGCCAACGTCGCGGTGGTCGTCGACCCGGCCGACTATTCCGCCGTCCTCGCCGCGCTGGCGGACGGGACACTGGCGGACAAGCGGCAGGCCTTGGCCGCGAAGGCCTACCGCCACACCGCGTTTTACGACTCCATGGTCAGCCGGTACCTGACGAAGTCGGCCGGGGAAGACCCCTTCACCGAGACCTTGACCGTCGGGCTCCGCCGGTCCCTGTCGTTGCGCTATGGCGAAAACAGCCACCAACGCGGCGCCCTCTACGTCGACCCCCTCGCCGAGCCCGGCATCGCCCAGGCCAAACAGCTCTACGGCAAGGAACTGAGTTACAACAACATCCTGGACGCCGAGGCGGCCTGGGAGTTGGTCGCCGACCTGCCCGCCGGTGCCTGCGCCATCATCAAGCACGGAAACCCTTGCGGGGCGGCGGTCGGCTCGACCCTTGGGGCCAGCTACCGGGTCGCCAAGGCTAGCGACCCGGTGAGCGCCTTCGGCGGTATCGCGGCTTTTCATGGTCTGATCGACGGCGAGACCGCCGAGGCGATGGCGGAGAAAGGCAACTTCCTTGAGGTCGTGATCGGCCTCGGCTACACGCCCGAGGCACTCGACGTGTTCCGGAACCGGTCCGGATGGGGGCAAGACGTCCGATTGCTGGAGGCGGCCCTGCCGCCGAACGTCCAGACCATGACCGTCCGGGCCGTCCGGGGCGGGGTGCTGGTGCAAGAGTCCGACGAGGACCCCGGGAACGAGTGGGCCGTCGTCACCCAGCGCGCGCCGACTGAAGAAGAAGCGGCGGCCCTGCGCCTAGCCTGGGCCATCGTGCCCCACGTCAAGTCGAACGCCATCGTCATCACCGACGCCCTCCGGCTGCTCGGTGTCGGCGCGGGCCAGATGAACCGTGTCCAGAGCGTCCGACTCGCGCTGGAGCAGGCCGGTGCCGGGGCTCAAGGGGCCGCTCTCGCCAGCGACGCCTTTTTCCCCTTCCCCGACAGCATCGAGACTGCCGCGGCGGCAGGGGTCACCGCGGTCATCCAACCTGGAGGGAGTAAAAAAGACGCCGATGTCATTACCAAGGCCGACGAACTCGGCATCGCGATGGTTGTGACCGGGACGAGGCATTTTAGGCACTGA